The nucleotide sequence AGAACTCGAGAATCCGGGCGGGCCGGCGCGGCCGGAATCCGGATCTTCACCATTCAAAAGACAAGCTCGCGGCGCACGTGAAATGCTGTAGCGAAAGGCTGCCGCCGTCAACGGAGCCGCGGGGAGGACCGGCCTTGTTGGTTCGCGAGAAATGCCGCAGGCTCTGGCGGTGATCTCGTAGGCTCCAACACCATCCATATAGACCTAGATAGACAAACGACCGGCCCTTGTTATGGTCCAACCCCTTAACGAGGCCGAGAGCATGAAGGGGAGGCGGCGGTTCGCGTGACAACTCAACCGTCCGAACGGATCTGTATTGTCGGGGGCGCCGGCCACGTCGGGCTTCCGCTGGCGCTGGTGCTTGCCGACGAGGGGTACAACGTTGACATCCTCGACACCAACGCCGAAGCCTTGGAAACCATCATGGCCGGGCGGATGCCCTTCATCGAGACCGGAGCCGAGGATCTCCTCAAGCGGCTGCTGCCAACCGGGCGGATCAGCGGTAGCACCGACTCGCAGGTGGTCCGCAACTCCGACATCGTGATCTGTGTGGTGGGGACTCCGGTCGACGAATACCTAACGCCCCAGGCGCACACGTTCTTTCGGGTGATCGATGAGATCAGCCCGTACTTCCACGATGGGCAGACCCTGATCCTGCGAAGCACCGTCTACCCGGGACTGAGCCAGCGGGTCCACGACATGTTCTCCGAACGTGGGATTGGCGTTCACGTCACCTTCTGTCCGGAGCGCATCGCCCAAGGACATTCGATCCGGGAATTGCGGATCATCCCGCAGATCATCAGCGGATTCGACGCCGAGGGACTTCGGGTGGTCCGCGAGCTCTTCTCCGGGATAGCCAGTGAGATCATCGAGGTCGAGCCGCAAGAAGCTGAGCTGGCCAAGCTCTTCTGCAACAGCTACCGCTACATCCAGTTCGCGGTCGCCAACCAGTTTTACCTGCTCAGTCGCGAGGCGGGGCTCGATTTCGACCGAGTTCACCATGCCGCGACCTACAAGAACAGCCGCGTCGACAGCCTGCCGAGGGCCGGACTTGCGGCCGGCCCGTGCTTGCTCAAGGACACCATGCAGCTCGCCGCGTTCAGCAACAACAACTTCATGCTCGGGCATTCGGCCATGCTGATCAACGAAGGCCAGCCGCAGTTCATCGTCAACATGCTCAAGCGCCGGGTTAATCTGCGTGACAAGACGGTTGGCATACTCGGTATGACGTTCAAGGCCGACTGCGACGACACGCGCGACTCGCTCAGCTTTAAACTCAGGCACCTGCTGATGCTGGAAGCAAAGGAAGTGATCTTGCACGACCCATTCCTCGAGGGCAAGGATTACCACCCGCTGCAGACCGTGGTGGACCGGTCCGACGTCATTGTTGTAGGCGTGCCCCACTCCGCCTATCGGGGCCTTCGGGTCCCGCGCGGCAAAGTGGTTGAGGACGTCTGGGGGTGTCTGGACGTCACCGAGCTCGACGTTGACCCGTGCAACGGGGCGAACCTGGCGGAGCTGGGGACGGCGGCGGCCCGGTGAAGGTACTGGTAACCGGCAGCGCAGGATTCATCAACGGGTACGTCGTACAAGAGCTGTTGCAGGCTGGGCACGAAGTGGTCGGCATCGACAACTATTCCAAGTACGGCAAGGTAACGAAGAGCTACGACGACCACCCCAACTACCACTTCGTCGAGGGCGACGTCAAAGACGTTGACCTGATGTTTGAGCTGGTCGAGGGTTGCGAGCAGATGGTGGCCAGCGCTGCCCGCATCGGTGGCATCACCTATTTTCACGAGTACGCCTACGACTTGCTGGCCGAGAACGAGCGAATTGCGGCTGCCCACTTTGACACAGCCATCTATGCATACCGCAAGGGTTGGCTGAAGAAGATCAACGTGATCAGTTCTTCCATGGTGTTCGAGAACGCCAGCATCTTCCCGACGCCGGAAAAGCACATCACCGAATGCCCGCCTCCAACAAGCACTTACGGCTTCCAGAAGCTTGCCTGCGAGTACTTCGCCCATGGTGCCTACGAGCAGTACGGGCTGCCGTACACCATCATTCGGCCCTTCAACTGTGTCGGAACCGGTGAACAACGCGCGCTTGGTGGCCGTGAAATCCCAAGCGGAAATGTCAAACTCGCGATGAGCCACGTCGTGCCAGACCTGGTCCAGAAGGTCGTCAAGGGCCAAGACCCGCTGCACATCCTGGGGGACGGTAGCCAGGTACGGCACTACACCTACGGTGGGGACCTGGCCCGGGGGATTCGCACCTGCATGGAGCACCCCGCGGCGCTCAACGGCGACTTCAACCTGTCGACCCCGGAAGCCACCACCGTGCTGGAACTGGCAGAAGTGATCTGGCGCAAGATGCGCCCTGACACTCCCTTCCGTTACGAAAGTGATCCGCCATTCGAGCACGACGTGCAGCTGCGCTCTCCCGACGTTCACAAAGCGACCCAGGTACTCGGCTTCGAGGCGACGACTACGCTTGACGCCATGCTCGACGAAGTCATCCCGTGGATCGTGAACGCGGTTGAGGCCGGGACGATCTGACGTGTATTGGTGCTACCCACGAGGACGCCATGCGCATCGCAGGTGAACCCGACCTGCAGCAGCTCTATCGCAATCGCTTTGGCCACGCCCGCGAATCGCGTGCCGCCATTTGGGCCGTACTAGTTCGCGATTTCTTTCAAGCGTGGGTCAGGCGCAGCGACACGGTGCTCGATCTCGGCTGTGGTTACGGCGAGTTCCTCAATCATGTCTGCGCCGCACGTCGGATCGGTGTCGATCTGAATCCCGACAGCGCCGACATGCTCGAGCCCGGCATCGAGTTCCACGGCGGGCGGGCCGATGATCTCAGCTTCTTGGCCGACGAGTCGGTGGATGTGGTTTTCACCAGCAACCTGCTCGAGCACCTGCAGAGCAAGGCCGAGGTGGAGCGCACCATCGCTGAGGCACACCGCGTGCTCAAGCCCGGGGGGCACCTCATAGCGATGGGGCCCAATATTCGCTTTCTCGGTGGCGACTATTGGGATTTCTGGGACCACACGGTGCCGATCAGCGACCGTTCGCTCATTGAGGTGCTCGAATCCCAGCATCTGAGGATCGTCGACGACTACGACCGGTTCTTGCCCTATACGACGAGGTCGCCCTGGCCGCAGGCGCCAATCTTGGTGCGGCAGTACCTGCGTTCCCGGGCGGCGTGGCCGATTTTCGGCAAGCAGTTCGTGATTCGCGCCCGCAAAGAACGAACCGACCTCGACGACGAGCGCCTGATCAGCGTGGTGATCCCGGTCTACAACGAGGGCGAGAACATTCAAGTCTGCGTCCGCAGATTGACCGAGGCGTTGTCGGACGTGCCCCACGAATTACTCGTCTGCTACGACTTCGACGAGGACACGACGTTACCGGCGCTCGCGGCGATGCCCGACAAGCCGGGGACGCTGCGGTTGGTCCGCAACTCCATCGGCAAGGGCGTGGCCAATGCCCTGATCGCCGGCTTTGCGGCGGCCCGTGGGGACGTCGTCGTGACCAGCATGGCCGACCTGTCTGATCCGCCGTCGGTGATTCCATTGATGGCAGCCAAGATTCGCGACGAGGGAGCCGACATCGTCAGCGGTTCGCGGTACATGCCCGGCGGCTCGCAGACCGGCGGGCCCCGGTTGAAGACGCTGATGTCGAGGACGGCCGGGCTCAGCCTGCATTACGTGGGCAGGGTGCCCACCCATGATGCGACGACCAACTTCCGCGGATACAGCCGGCGTTTCCTCGATGAAGTTCCAGTGGAGAGCATCAAGGGGTTTGAGGTGGGTTTGGAACTCACCACGAAGGCGCACTTGATGGGCTTTCGCGTCGATGAGGTGCCCAGCAGCTGGGAAGACCGGACCGCCGGCACCAGCAAGTTCGACCTGGTCGGCTGGTTGCCCTCGTATCTGCACTGGTACGGGTTGGCGATGCGGGGTCCGGTGTTGCGCGGGACCACCGGCTCGCTGGCCGCGCTCGGGGCCCTGTGGCTCGCGCGCCGGCGCCGCTGTGTTGATGCTCAGCAGAGCCGAAAGACATTGCCGTCGAAGTGAATCGGAGTACGCAGGAATGCGGGCCCGTGCGGCCGCAGGCTCCTGGCCGTGCGCACCTGTACTGCTCCACGGGTGGACCTGCTCCGTGACGACATTGGTGAATGCGAGCGCGCGCGAACTGGCGGCGCGGGCGCTTGGCGAGGACCGAGTGCTTGTCACCGGCGCATCGGGCTGGTTCGGGCGCACCGCACTGGATCTGCTGGCCCCGCTGGGCCTGCCCACGCTGGCCCTGGCCAGCCGGGCCCGGACCATTCGGGTCGGGGATCGCGACATCGATTGCCGGGTATGGGACGAGCGGGAAGTGGCCGCCTTTGCGCCCACGGTCGTGCTGGACTGTGCGTTTCTTACGCGCGACCGAGTCGCAGGCATGCCGCTGGGCGAATATGTTGGCGCCAACCGTGCCCTCACCGAGCGCCTGGTCTACGCGACACAGCTACCCGACGTCCGGCTCGCGCTCACGGTCTCCAGCGGTGCGGCCGTTTATCCGCGGGACGCGCTGATGGACCCGATCGAGGACAACCCGTATGGCTACCTCAAGCGTGAGGCCGAGCAGCGCCTGGCACAGGCCGCCGCCGAGGCCGGGACGGTGCCCGTGGTCGTGCGGGCCTGGAGTATCTCGGGTGCTCACGTGCAGAAGCCGGAGGCCTACGCGCTGGGGTCGATGATCCGGGCAGCCAGTTCGGGGGCGATCCGGATCACCGCCCGCCGCCCGGTGTTCCGTCGGTATTCCCTAGCTGAAGAGCTGCTGGCGGTGGCGATCGCCGAGGGCGGGATCGGCCCGGTCACCATCGACAGCGGCGGCGAGCTGGTGGAGATGGCCGAGCTTGCCGCGCGGGTCGCCGCGGTGGTGCGCCCCGATGCGGTGATCAGCCGCGACGAGATCGATCCCCGCAATCCGGATCAATACCATTCTGACGGCCGGGATTGGCAGCGGCTGTGCCAGAAGTGGGATTTGGCTAGCGCACCCCTTGATCGTCAGATCGAGATCACCGCCCGCGGAGTGCTTGGTATGGCCTAAGCAGTTCCGGCGCAGAGTTGGCGAGATTGCCGGGTGTGGTCACTTTTTCGATTATGCAATGTGTGGCGTGTTCGATTGCCTGCGCCGGCGGCGAGGAGCTGAAATATCTTCAGCGGGGGCATTTTTCGGGTAATCCGCCAATGCTCGATATCGAGACCGGCAAATGCGGCCGGTCAAAGTGATCATCGGGCTCTCGATCGGCGAATCCAACGAGTCCAAAACCGCCGCCATGCCCGTGTGCCCTCGGTATGATCCCCGGGAAAGATGCTCTGCAGCGGTGGATTGGATTGGCAATGCGTCTCTCGATCGTAACGACCCTGTACATGTCCGAGCCGTATGTGCTCGAGTTCTACCGGCGAGTTCGCGCGGCGGCGGACAAGATTACGAGCGACGTCGAGATGATCTTCGTCGATGACGGCTCGCCGGACGGATCGCTTGATCAGGCGGTTTCGTTGCTCGGTAAAGATCCCAGCGTGCGGGTGATTCAGCTGTCACGAAACTTCGGTCATCACAAGGCGATGATGACCGGCTTGGCGCATGCCACCGGTGATCTCGTTTTTCTGATCGACTCAGATCTGGAGGAGGATCCCGCCCTCCTCGAACAGTTCTACGAGAAGCTGATAGCGACCGACGCTGACGTGGTATTTGGTTGCCAGGCGCAGCGCCCTGGCAGCTGGTGGAAGAACTTTGGCCCCAAGATGCACTATCGCGCGTCCGCGATGCTGTGCAACCCACCGCTGCACGAAAACGTCCTCACCGTCCGGTTGATGAGAGCCGATTATGTGCGCTGTCTGGTCCAGCACCAGGAGCGAGAACTCTCGATCGCCGGCCTGTGGCAGATTACGGGTTTCAATCAGATTCCGATGTCTGTGCACAAGGCGTCGAAGGGAACAACCACATATACCTTCGCGCACAAGGTCAAGGCGTTGGTCGACAATGTCACATCATTTAGCAACAAACCCCTGGTCTTCATTTTCTATCTCGGTGCTGTAATTTTCATGATTTCCAGCTTGGCCGCGGGATACTTGATCGTCGATCGGCTTTTCTTCCGGGTCTTGCTCGGTGGTTGGCCGTCATTGATTGTCTCCATCTGGATGCTGGGTGGGCTGACGATTTTCTGCCTGGGGCTGATTGGAATCTATATTTCGAAGATTTTCACCGAAACCAAGCAGCGGCCGTACACGATAATCCGAAGAATCTACGGGCCGAACTTCACGTCCCAGGGGCCGGCGTCGCTTGAGGCCGCTTTCCGCGCCATGCCCCCGGCGAGCTGGGAACGCTTCGGCGCGGATCCGGTTCGTTCGCCGCGGGGCGATCGAGGGCTATGACAGCCGTCGAGTGTGATGCCAGTCCATGGCTGGTCCAGCTGCAGGACGCGCTGCACTGCGTAGGCTTCGCAGTTGTCGAAGATGTGCTTGATGCGGGGTTTCTCGCCACAACCCGCGATCGTATGTACCTGGTGCAGGAGCGAATTCTCAGCGAGATCGGCCAGGAGCGGCTCTCGATAGCCGGTGAACTCGGCGTTCTCCGGCTCATGATGAAATACGATCCGCATTTTTTTGCATTTCTCGAAATCCCCGAA is from Mycobacterium marinum and encodes:
- a CDS encoding nucleotide sugar dehydrogenase; the protein is MTTQPSERICIVGGAGHVGLPLALVLADEGYNVDILDTNAEALETIMAGRMPFIETGAEDLLKRLLPTGRISGSTDSQVVRNSDIVICVVGTPVDEYLTPQAHTFFRVIDEISPYFHDGQTLILRSTVYPGLSQRVHDMFSERGIGVHVTFCPERIAQGHSIRELRIIPQIISGFDAEGLRVVRELFSGIASEIIEVEPQEAELAKLFCNSYRYIQFAVANQFYLLSREAGLDFDRVHHAATYKNSRVDSLPRAGLAAGPCLLKDTMQLAAFSNNNFMLGHSAMLINEGQPQFIVNMLKRRVNLRDKTVGILGMTFKADCDDTRDSLSFKLRHLLMLEAKEVILHDPFLEGKDYHPLQTVVDRSDVIVVGVPHSAYRGLRVPRGKVVEDVWGCLDVTELDVDPCNGANLAELGTAAAR
- a CDS encoding NAD-dependent epimerase/dehydratase family protein, with the translated sequence MKVLVTGSAGFINGYVVQELLQAGHEVVGIDNYSKYGKVTKSYDDHPNYHFVEGDVKDVDLMFELVEGCEQMVASAARIGGITYFHEYAYDLLAENERIAAAHFDTAIYAYRKGWLKKINVISSSMVFENASIFPTPEKHITECPPPTSTYGFQKLACEYFAHGAYEQYGLPYTIIRPFNCVGTGEQRALGGREIPSGNVKLAMSHVVPDLVQKVVKGQDPLHILGDGSQVRHYTYGGDLARGIRTCMEHPAALNGDFNLSTPEATTVLELAEVIWRKMRPDTPFRYESDPPFEHDVQLRSPDVHKATQVLGFEATTTLDAMLDEVIPWIVNAVEAGTI
- a CDS encoding glycosyltransferase, encoding MRIAGEPDLQQLYRNRFGHARESRAAIWAVLVRDFFQAWVRRSDTVLDLGCGYGEFLNHVCAARRIGVDLNPDSADMLEPGIEFHGGRADDLSFLADESVDVVFTSNLLEHLQSKAEVERTIAEAHRVLKPGGHLIAMGPNIRFLGGDYWDFWDHTVPISDRSLIEVLESQHLRIVDDYDRFLPYTTRSPWPQAPILVRQYLRSRAAWPIFGKQFVIRARKERTDLDDERLISVVIPVYNEGENIQVCVRRLTEALSDVPHELLVCYDFDEDTTLPALAAMPDKPGTLRLVRNSIGKGVANALIAGFAAARGDVVVTSMADLSDPPSVIPLMAAKIRDEGADIVSGSRYMPGGSQTGGPRLKTLMSRTAGLSLHYVGRVPTHDATTNFRGYSRRFLDEVPVESIKGFEVGLELTTKAHLMGFRVDEVPSSWEDRTAGTSKFDLVGWLPSYLHWYGLAMRGPVLRGTTGSLAALGALWLARRRRCVDAQQSRKTLPSK
- a CDS encoding NAD-dependent epimerase/dehydratase family protein; the protein is MTTLVNASARELAARALGEDRVLVTGASGWFGRTALDLLAPLGLPTLALASRARTIRVGDRDIDCRVWDEREVAAFAPTVVLDCAFLTRDRVAGMPLGEYVGANRALTERLVYATQLPDVRLALTVSSGAAVYPRDALMDPIEDNPYGYLKREAEQRLAQAAAEAGTVPVVVRAWSISGAHVQKPEAYALGSMIRAASSGAIRITARRPVFRRYSLAEELLAVAIAEGGIGPVTIDSGGELVEMAELAARVAAVVRPDAVISRDEIDPRNPDQYHSDGRDWQRLCQKWDLASAPLDRQIEITARGVLGMA
- a CDS encoding glycosyltransferase family 2 protein, which codes for MRLSIVTTLYMSEPYVLEFYRRVRAAADKITSDVEMIFVDDGSPDGSLDQAVSLLGKDPSVRVIQLSRNFGHHKAMMTGLAHATGDLVFLIDSDLEEDPALLEQFYEKLIATDADVVFGCQAQRPGSWWKNFGPKMHYRASAMLCNPPLHENVLTVRLMRADYVRCLVQHQERELSIAGLWQITGFNQIPMSVHKASKGTTTYTFAHKVKALVDNVTSFSNKPLVFIFYLGAVIFMISSLAAGYLIVDRLFFRVLLGGWPSLIVSIWMLGGLTIFCLGLIGIYISKIFTETKQRPYTIIRRIYGPNFTSQGPASLEAAFRAMPPASWERFGADPVRSPRGDRGL